In Thermomonas carbonis, a single genomic region encodes these proteins:
- a CDS encoding metal-dependent hydrolase family protein, with product MRHRLLAAAVLSTLAMPAFAEDSALHCGKLFDSRSGKLLGAHTVVVRNGKVAEVLAGRVEAVANATAIDLSDRTCMAGWTDLHVHLGSQSSPASYSEGFRLDDVDFAFRSVGYAEKTLMAGFTSVRDLGGEVTPHLRDAINQGLVKGPRIWAAGKGIATTGGHGDPSNGLNDRLAHLIGPPGPTEGVINSVDDARQAVRQRYKDGSDVIKITATGGVLSYAKSGDAPQFTIDEVKVIVETAKDYGYKVAAHAHGEEGMYRAVAGGVTSIEHGSYMSDRVMALMKQKGTWYVPTLYAGRFVADKAKIDGYFPEIVRPKAARIGAQIQDTAGKAYRSGVKIAFGTDQGVGPHGDNAREFQYMVEAGIPAAYALQAATIHAASVLGVDDQGVVEAGKRADIIAMPGDPLADIGNVMKVDFVMKDGTVYRTPTR from the coding sequence ATGCGCCATCGACTGCTTGCCGCCGCCGTGCTGTCCACACTCGCCATGCCTGCCTTCGCCGAGGACTCAGCCCTGCACTGCGGCAAGCTGTTCGACAGTCGCAGCGGCAAGCTGCTGGGCGCGCATACGGTGGTCGTGCGCAACGGCAAGGTGGCCGAAGTGCTGGCCGGCCGCGTGGAAGCGGTCGCGAACGCAACCGCCATCGACCTCTCCGATCGCACCTGCATGGCCGGCTGGACCGACCTGCACGTGCACCTCGGCAGTCAGTCCAGCCCGGCAAGCTATTCCGAGGGTTTCCGCCTGGACGATGTCGATTTCGCCTTCCGCAGCGTGGGCTATGCCGAAAAGACCCTGATGGCCGGCTTCACCAGCGTGCGCGACCTCGGCGGCGAAGTGACCCCGCACCTGCGCGACGCTATCAACCAGGGGCTGGTGAAGGGACCGCGGATCTGGGCCGCCGGCAAGGGCATCGCCACCACCGGCGGCCATGGCGATCCCAGCAACGGCCTCAACGACCGGCTGGCCCACCTGATCGGCCCGCCCGGCCCGACCGAAGGCGTGATCAATTCGGTCGACGACGCCCGCCAGGCCGTACGCCAGCGCTACAAGGACGGCAGCGACGTCATCAAGATCACCGCCACCGGCGGCGTGCTGAGCTATGCAAAGTCCGGCGACGCGCCGCAATTCACCATCGATGAAGTCAAGGTCATCGTCGAGACGGCCAAGGACTACGGGTACAAGGTGGCCGCGCACGCGCACGGCGAGGAAGGCATGTACCGCGCCGTCGCTGGCGGCGTCACCAGCATCGAGCACGGCAGTTACATGAGCGATCGGGTGATGGCGCTGATGAAGCAGAAGGGCACCTGGTACGTGCCGACCCTGTACGCCGGCCGCTTCGTCGCCGACAAGGCGAAGATCGACGGCTACTTCCCGGAGATCGTGCGGCCCAAGGCGGCGCGCATCGGTGCGCAGATCCAGGACACCGCGGGCAAGGCCTACCGTAGTGGCGTGAAGATCGCCTTCGGCACCGACCAGGGCGTGGGCCCGCACGGCGACAACGCGCGCGAGTTCCAGTACATGGTTGAAGCCGGCATTCCCGCTGCGTACGCGCTGCAGGCCGCGACGATCCACGCAGCATCCGTATTGGGTGTCGACGACCAGGGCGTGGTCGAAGCCGGCAAGCGCGCCGACATCATCGCCATGCCCGGCGACCCGCTGGCCGACATCGGCAACGTGATGAAGGTCGACTTCGTGATGAAGGACGGCACCGTGTACCGGACGCCAACGCGATGA
- a CDS encoding SemiSWEET transporter has product MNLEWVGFLAAACTTLSFVPQAVKTIRTRDTSGISLWMYVVFTFGIACWFGYGVYLMSWPMILSNMVTFVLSSTILGLKLKYK; this is encoded by the coding sequence ATGAATCTGGAGTGGGTCGGCTTTCTCGCGGCCGCCTGCACCACCTTGTCGTTCGTGCCGCAGGCGGTGAAGACCATCCGCACCCGCGACACCTCCGGCATCTCGCTGTGGATGTACGTGGTGTTCACCTTCGGCATCGCCTGCTGGTTCGGCTACGGCGTGTACCTCATGTCGTGGCCGATGATCCTGTCTAACATGGTCACCTTCGTGCTGTCGTCGACGATCCTGGGCTTGAAGCTGAAATACAAGTAA
- a CDS encoding DUF998 domain-containing protein codes for MRLDPHVRFVAGAAAALFAMALLLANVGVPEYSHRVHPVALRGTAGLPWAFAFNLLAFVLPGVLLAIAGVSLRNGLTCRGWPARIGIVLAQLSALAFAAQGLLPLDPSDADSRPSRLHVMTWMLWWIAFVPGALLLAAGARRGIGFALCSLAIGVLVPVIAVLAPIGSWVGLAQRFAFALWFGWWLLAAWRLTCISASSPGSSTTARR; via the coding sequence GTGAGGCTCGATCCGCACGTGCGTTTCGTCGCCGGCGCCGCTGCCGCGCTGTTCGCGATGGCGCTGCTTCTCGCCAACGTCGGCGTGCCCGAGTACTCGCATCGCGTGCATCCGGTCGCGTTGCGCGGCACCGCCGGCCTGCCTTGGGCGTTCGCGTTCAACCTGCTGGCCTTCGTCTTGCCAGGTGTGTTGCTGGCAATCGCAGGTGTGTCGTTGCGAAACGGCTTGACCTGCAGAGGATGGCCCGCGCGGATCGGCATCGTCCTGGCGCAGTTGTCGGCGCTGGCGTTCGCCGCGCAGGGCTTGTTGCCGCTGGACCCGAGCGATGCGGATTCGCGCCCAAGCCGGTTGCACGTGATGACCTGGATGTTGTGGTGGATCGCGTTCGTGCCGGGCGCGTTGTTGCTGGCCGCGGGTGCGCGGCGCGGTATCGGGTTCGCGCTGTGCAGCCTCGCGATAGGCGTGCTGGTGCCGGTGATCGCGGTGCTGGCGCCGATCGGCTCGTGGGTGGGCCTGGCCCAGCGGTTCGCGTTCGCGCTGTGGTTTGGCTGGTGGCTGCTGGCCGCCTGGCGGCTTACTTGTATTTCAGCTTCAAGCCCAGGATCGTCGACGACAGCACGAAGGTGA